NNNNNNNNNNNNNNNNNNNNNNNNNNNNNNNNNNNNNNNNNNNNNNNNNNNNNNNNNNNNNNNNNNNNNNNNNNNNNNNNNNNNNNNNNNNNNNNNNNNNNNNNNNNNNNNNNNNNNNNNNNNNNNNNNNNNNNNNNNNNNNNNNNNNNNNNNNNNNNNNNNNNNNNNNNNNNNNNNNNNNNNNNNNNNNNNNNNNNNNNNNNNNNNNNNNNNNNNNNNNNNNNNNNNNNNNNNNNNNNNNNNNNNNNNNNNNNNNNNNNNNNNNNNNNNNNNNNNNNNNNNNNNNNNNNNNNNNNNNNNNNNNNNNNNNNNNNNNNNNNNNNNNNNNNNNNNNNNNNNNNNNNNNNNNNNNNNNNNNNNNNNNNNNNNNNNNNNNNNNNNNNNNNNNNNNNNNNNNNNNNNNNNNNNNNNNNNNNNNNNNNNNNNNNNNNNNNNNNNNNNNNNNNNNNNNNNNNNNNNNNNNNNNNNNNNNNNNNNNNNNNNNNNNNNNNNNNNNNNNNNNNNNNNNNNNNNNNNNNNNNNNNNNNNNNNNNNNNNNNNNNNNNNNNNNNNNNNNNNNNNNNNNNNNNNNNNNNNNNNNNNNNNNNNNNNNNNNNNNNNNNNNNNNNNNNNNNNNNNNNNNNNNNNNNNNNNNNNNNNNNNNNNNNNNNNNNNNNNNNNNNNNNNNNNNNNNNNNNNNNNNNNNNNNNNNNNNNNNNNNNNNNNNNNNNNNNNNNNNNNNNNNNNNNNNNNNNNNNNNNNNNNNNNNNNNNNNNNNNNNNNNNNNNNNNNNNNNNNNNNNNNNNNNNNNNNNNNNNNNNNNNNNNNNNNNNNNNNNNNNNNNNNNNNNNNNNNNNNNNNNNNNNNNNNNNNNNNNNNNNNNNNNNNNNNNNNNNNNNNNNNNNNNNNNNNNNNNNNNNNNNNNNNNNNNNNNNNNNNNNNNNNNNNNNNNNNNNNNNNNNNNNNNNNNNNNNNNNNNNNNNNNNNNNNNNNNNNNNNNNNNNNNNNNNNNNNNNNNNNNNNNNNNNNNNNNNNNNNNNNNNNNNNNNNNNNNNNNNNNNNNNNNNNNNNNNNNNNNNNNNNNNNNNNNNNNNNNNNNNNNNNNNNNNNNNNNNNNNNNNNNNNNNNNNNNNNNNNNNNNNNNNNNNNNNNNNNNNNNNNNNNNNNNNNNNNNNNNNNNNNNNNNNNNNNNNNNNNNNNNNNNNNNNNNNNNNNNNNNNNNNNNNNNNNNNNNNNNNNNNNNNNNNNNNNNNNNNNNNNNNNNNNNNNNNNNNNNNNNNNNNNNNNNNNNNNNNNNNNNNNNNNNNNNNNNNNNNNNNNNNNNNNNNNNNNNNNNNNNNNNNNNNNNNNNNNNNNNNNNNNNNNNNNNNNNNNNNNNNNNNNNNNNNNNNNNNNNNNNNNNNNNNNNNNNNNNNNNNNNNNNNNNNNNNNNNNNNNNNNNNNNNNNNNNNNNNNNNNNNNNNNNNNNNNNNNNNNNNNNNNNNNNNNNNNNNNNNNNNNNNNNNNNNNNNNNNNNNNNNNNNNNNNNNNNNNNNNNNNNNNNNNNNNNNNNNNNNNNNNNNNNNNNNNNNNNNNNNNNNNNNNNNNNNNNNNNNNNNNNNNNNNNNNNNNNNNNNNNNNNNNNNNNNNNNNNNNNNNNNNNNNNNNNNNNNNNNNNNNNNNNNNNNNNNNNNNNNNNNNNNNNNNNNNNNNNNNNNNNNNNNNNNNNNNNNNNNNNNNNNNNNNNNNNNNNNNNNNNNNNNNNNNNNNNNNNNNNNNNNNNNNNNNNNNNNNNNNNNNNNNNNNNNNNNNNNNNNNNNNNNNNNNNNNNNNNNNNNNNNNNNNNNNNNNNNNNNNNNNNNNNNNNNNNNNNNNNNNNNNNNNNNNNNNNNNNNNNNNNNNNNNNNNNNNNNNNNNNNNNNNNNNNNNNNNNNNNNNNNNNNNNNNNNNNNNNNNNNNNNNNNNNNNNNNNNNNNNNNNNNNNNNNNNNNNNNNNNNNNNNNNNNNNNNNNNNNNNNNNNNNNNNNNNNNNNNNNNNNNNNNNNNNNNNNNNNNNNNNNNNNNNNNNNNNNNNNNNNNNNNNNNNNNNNNNNNNNNNNNNNNNNNNNNNNNNNNNNNNNNNNNNNNNNNNNNNNNNNNNNNNNNNNNNNNNNNNNNNNNNNNNNNNNNNNNNNNNNNNNNNNNNNNNNNNNNNNNNNNNNNNNNNNNNNNNNNNNNNNNNNNNNNNNNNNNNNNNNNNNNNNNNNNNNNNNNNNNNNNNNNNNNNNNNNNNNNNNNNNNNNNNNNNNNNNNNNNNNNNNNNNNNNNNNNNNNNNNNNNNNNNNNNNNNNNNNNNNNNNNNNNNNNNNNNNNNNNNNNNNNNNNNNNNNNNNNNNNNNNNNNNNNNNNNNNNNNNNNNNNNNNNNNNNNNNNNNNNNNNNNNNNNNNNNNNNNNNNNNNNNNNNNNNNNNNNNNNNNNNNNNNNNNNNNNNNNNNNNNNNNNNNNNNNNNNNNNNNNNNNNNNNNNNNNNNNNNNNNNNNNNNNNNNNNNNNNNNNNNNNNNNNNNNNNNNNNNNNNNNNNNNNNNNNNNNNNNNNNNNNNNNNNNNNNNNNNNNNNNNNNNNNNNNNNNNNNNNNNNNNNNNNNNNNNNNNNNNNNNNNNNNNNNNNNNNNNNNNNNNNNNNNNNNNNNNNNNNNNNNNNNNNNNNNNNNNNNNNNNNNNNNNNNNNNNNNNNNNNNNNNNNNNNNNNNNNNNNNNNNNNNNNNNNNNNNNNNNNNNNNNNNNNNNNNNNNNNNNNNNNNNNNNNNNNNNNNNNNNNNNNNNNNNNNNNNNNNNNNNNNNNNNNNNNNNNNNNNNNNNNNNNNNNNNNNNNNNNNNNNNNNNNNNNNNNNNNNNNNNNNNNNNNNNNNNNNNNNNNNNNNNNNNNNNNNNNNNNNNNNNNNNNNNNNNNNNNNNNNNNNNNNNNNNNNNNNNNNNNNNNNNNNNNNNNNNNNNNNNNNNNNNNNNNNNNNNNNNNNNNNNNNNNNNNNNNNNNNNNNNNNNNNNNNNNNNNNNNNNNNNNNNNNNNNNNNNNNNNNNNNNNNNNNNNNNNNNNNNNNNNNNNNNNNNNNNNNNNNNNNNNNNNNNNNNNNNNNNNNNNNNNNNNNNNNNNNNNNNNNNNNNNNNNNNNNNNNNNNNNNNNNNNNNNNNNNNNNNNNNNNNNNNNNNNNNNNNNNNNNNNNNNNNNNNNNNNNNNNNNNNNNNNNNNNNNNNNNNNNNNNNNNNNNNNNNNNNNNNNNNNNNNNNNNNNNNNNNNNNNNNNNNNNNNNNNNNNNNNNNNNNNNNNNNNNNNNNNNNNNNNNNNNNNNNNNNNNNNNNNNNNNNNNNNNNNNNNNNNNNNNNNNNNNNNNNNNNNNNNNNNNNNNNNNNNNNNNNNNNNNNNNNNNNNNNNNNNNNNNNNNNNNNNNNNNNNNNNNNNNNNNNNNNNNNNNNNNNNNNNNNNNNNNNNNNNNNNNNNNNNNNNNNNNNNNNNNNNNNNNNNNNNNNNNNNNNNNNNNNNNNNNNNNNNNNNNNNNNNNNNNNNNNNNNNNNNNNNNNNNNNNNNNNNNNNNNNNNNNNNNNNNNNNNNNNNNNNNNNNNNNNNNNNNNNNNNNNNNNNNNNNNNNNNNNNNNNNNNNNNNNNNNNNNNNNNNNNNNNNNNNNNNNNNNNNNNNNNNNNNNNNNNNNNNNNNNNNNNNNNNNNNNNNNNNNNNNNNNNNNNNNNNNNNNNNNNNNNNNNNNNNNNNNNNNNNNNNNNNNNNNNNNNNNNNNNNNNNNNNNNNNNNNNNNNNNNNNNNNNNNNNNNNNNNNNNNNNNNNNNNNNNNNNNNNNNNNNNNNNNNNNNNNNNNNNNNNNNNNNNNNNNNNNNNNNCTTACATGTTGATTGTTGTTGCAGCGGCAGAATCCAGCAGTCAGTGCAGGCAGCAACACCCGTGGAAGAAAGGCGAGGGAGGGACGGAGGCGCGGCGAGACGCGAGCACTCACCAGGAAGCACAGCTGCAGGAAAAGAGGCAAGACGCGAGCAGTGGAGCACACCAGGCGTTGGGTGCAGTGATGGTGGACGAGCAGAATACGAGGCAGAGGGAGCAACACCGCTGGCTACCAGCACGCGAGGGACGACGAGCGGAGAACGGCGAGACGCAAGCGTCCCGTCCGGCGAGAGGCGCGGCGACGGAGGCGAGCGTGTGATGGCGGTGAACCGTGGTGAGAGTGAGAGAGCTGGGGGGTGGGGTGGGTTACTGAACTaggtaatttaaaaattattaatattttttagttttacatAACAAATTTAGCTAAtatatttgaaaaaataataaaaaattaaaaaagggaaaaaattttaaatagctcttgacaattacttcgaaagataACGAAGTCCTCaataaaatatatctttttcgACCTCTGATCTTTATTTTTATGAGACTGATTAGTTCCTCTATCAATATTTTCTCGAGTGAAACTTCACCACGACTCCTAATAATTTCACGAAATCCCTTTTCGTCTCTTAACGAAAGCATAATCCCATCGCGATTCCTATCCATCACTTTGGTAAGATATTCTGGCCCTTCATCAAAGTCTCCATCAAAAGGAGGCGGAGACAATCCTACGTGTCAGATAACATTCCTACGTATAACAGAATGTTCCTACATTTCATTGATAATTTGTTTGGGACAAATCAATCCCTGGTATAGTAAGAAAAACGCCAACGTTTTGAAGAGGCCAAAATGTTACGTTTCACACCAACGACGTTATATAGGAAGACTCTTccattcttctcccttcttcacaTTAGCAATTACAGAAAATCTTAAGCCAACACCCTCTTTCATGCCAGAAATTATCCAGCGAGGGACATCGTGACGGAGGCGCGAACAACAACATGACAATGCAGCGACGATGAAGAGCTGACATCATTTTGATATTGTGGTGATGGGCTATTCGAGGAACACGATGTaggttcttttctttattttctagcatttttctgtGCTTGGTTGTGGTTCTATGAGTGTGGTTCTACTAGGTGGTCCTCCTTCATAGCTTTATTGCATGCAATTTGGAGTTAATGACTGGTCTGgttgttagggatacaaatattttttgttttagggTTTAGTAAAGAAATCAAGTAATGAAAATAAGTTACAATTTCTAATTAGTGTCGAGTGAGGTATTATCCGTTAATTAAAAATTGGTTTTGTTAGAGTTTAGTTTAATTTACTATTACATTTGCTACAAATGGTTTATGAAATTGTGCCTGTGTTTCACCATGAAAGATGGTTTGAAAGAGATGAGGATGATGTGCTCAACTATATGGATGGTAAGGTTCACAGGATTCCTAAATTGGATATAGACTTTGTAAATTTCAAAGACTTAGTGAAAATGCTTAAGGACTTAAGTTACTAAACTTACAAGGAGATGTATTGGCTAGACCCATTGTAGGGGATATTGAGTTTGGGATCCACATTCTCAAAGAAGACAAAGAGATTAAAGAGATGTGTGATAACAAAATGGCTAACATGGAAACATATGAGTTGTATATCTATGAAAATAATCCTGAGTTGTTGGAGGCTGTTATTAATGTGGGAAGAGATACTGACTCATCTAATGATGATAGTTATAAGAGTGTAGAAGATGAACCTTATAAGCCTCCTCTATCTGGGTTTGAATCTGataatagtagtagtagtagtgagATTTTGACTCCAAGGAAGAAGAGATTAACAACAAAGAAAAAAGATTTGGCTTCAAAAAAGATGAATATTACTGCAAATAAGAGAAATGTCACTCCAAAAAAGAAGAATGTGACTTCAAAAAAGAAGAATGTCAAGACAAAAGAGGCTGTGGGTCACTCTCCTAGTACTCAAAAGAAAAAGGCAACAAAGAAATATGTGGCCAtgactaaaaaatatatttagttcAATTAGATATTATGGATGAGAATGTTGGGTCTACAACAACAGCAAGCCCAAATGATGATATAGGAGGTCCAAATGTCAGTAATAGAGGCCCAGAAAATATTAGTGGAGATAAGCCCAACTCAGAGCCAATTCTTGAGGAGGTAGATAGTGATGTTGACAAGTCTTATGTGTATGAGTCTGAAAATTTTAACTCTCTTATTTCATCTGATGATGAGGAAAGACCAAGGTATCCAAAGTATGATGATGAAACTGATTTTGGAGATGGTGAGTTTAAGGTAGAACAATTATTTGATACAATGGCTCAGTTCAAATTAGCATTGAAGGACATATTTATATCCGAAGGAAAAGAGCTGCAGTACTTAAAAAATGAACCGTTGAAAGTTAGAACTAAGTGTGCTGAAGATGGTTGCCCTTAGCTGATTTTTACCTCATGGAATAGCCATGAGCTTTACTTCCAAGTGAAGACTTATCAAAAGGAGCATATATGTGGAAAAAACTTGACAAGTAACATAGTCATTAGAGTTTGGGTAACTAGCAGGTTGGTGAAAAGGGTGGTGACACAACCAATGCTAACTCCTAAAAAAGCAATTGAACACATGAAGCAAGACTATAATGTGCATATCAATGGAAAAATGATAACCAGAGCATTAAAGACAACAAGAGAAGAAGTAATGGGGAATGAAAGGGAGCAATATGGCAAGGTCCGAGACTATTTGAATGAGATCATTCGAAGCAACTCAGGTTCAACAGCTTTGGTGGCCTTAATCCCACAGCCCGAAACACCACCGCTATTTGATAAGCTCTACATATCCCTAGATGCATGCAAACATGGATTTAAAGTTGGTTGTCGCCCTTTATTGGTCTAGATGGTTGCTTCCTCAAGGGGTATTTTGGTGGTAAGCTTTTGTCTGCAGTTGGTCAGGATGCATATAATTACTTTTTTGCGATTGTATTTACCGTGGTGGTTTAAGGTTTCTGCATTGTCTAGAGAATGATTTAGGGTCATGTACAAAGTTTGGTTGGAATTTATTAGTGACtaacaaaagataatttttactAAACTTTTTTATGTTTGTTAATTTCATTATTGATTTTGGTGTCTCATATAAGTTTGTTTTGTATTATTGTATTATAGGGTTTGCAAAATGCCATGCAAGAGGTGATGCCTCAGGCTCACCATAAAAATTGTCCTTCATATTTGGAAGAATTTTGTGAAGCAGTGGAAAGACAAGCAATCAAAAGGACTTTTTTGGCAATATGCAAAGAGTACAACTCATGCAAAGTTTAAAGCTGGAATGGATAAACTAAAATTGATTAATTTGACAGCCTGGGAATATATGTCGAAGTTCAGGCCTGCTCTTCTAAAAGTCATTTTTCACACTATTCTATGGTTGATAATATCACAAATAATATGTGTGAAGTTTGGAATGCGAAAATTGTGGATTATCGAAGCAAGTCCATTCTGACCATGTGTGAAGACCTCAAGTGTTATCTTATGAAAAAGATGACCTTCCATAACAAGAAGTTGATGAACTATACTGAAAAGTTGGCTCCAGTTCAATAGTAGAGGCTAGATGAGATTATTAAATCAGAAAGTAACAAATAGAATGTTGAATGAACAGGTGACGATGATAGAGTCATATTTGAAGTTCAAAGGAGAAATCACAAAGTTAGTGTCAATCATAGGGAGAAAAGATGCATTTGTAATGCATGGCAACTAACAGgtatgaaattaaaattttgtaattaaaattcaTTATGCATGGATTGAAATTGTAGTTTGCTAAATTGTTGATTTTGTTTATGCACATACTATGATTGCTTAGGTTTGCTATGCAAGCATGTTGTAGCTACTATTTCTAGACTTCACAAGATAAATCTTAAATCATAAGACTTTGTTTATGAGTGGCTTACCATGAATGTCATTCAGAAGACTTATGAGATCATCATCAAGCCTGTGAATAGTGAGACATATTGGCAAGAGACATCATTAGCTTACTATAAGCCACAAGCACCATTGATCAAGAGATCTCCTGGACATCCAGTACTAAGAAGAAAAGTGGACAAAGTATCTAAAAGTCAATTAGTTGAAAATAATGGCACAAAAGTGAAGAGGTCATTCCAGGTTACATGCAGTAAGTATGGAGAAAAAGGTCATTATTACAAAAATATGCAAAGGAGCTCAAAAGAATTCCAACTGgcaacaaaagagaaaaaatcaAAGAACTACTGAGGCTACTGGCAATCTATCAGGATAGCAATAACCAGTCTAGCCAACTGAGCAACTAGCGCTGGCAATATATACCCTACCCACGGGTACCCAACCTGAACTAACCTgttcgggtagggtagggtgtGGTGCGAGTTTGCTTGCGGGTAGAGTATGGTACGGGTTTAGGgtataccctaccctaccctacccgcatccctaatatatatatatataaaagttatGTACGTAGTGAAGAAAGTGAGTGTTGAACTCACAATCTTCCTCTTATAAAAACTTGAAATAACCACTAAGCtagttgatgatcatattatttgtaattttatgttggatttctttgagattttattgtttttaattttactttgaacttagttttttattttctattttattaatatatatgaaATTTAGAATGgtttaattttatatttgcttgaaaattttttatttttctacgggtagggtagggtagggtttagaactttagagTGCGGATAGGGTtaaggttgagagattctcaacccgcagGTAGGGTAGAATAGAGTTTTAAGAAAGTTTTCAAACCACGAGTAGGGTTAGGGTAGAATCCaaacctaccctaccctacccattgccagccctatgAGCAATATGTAATTTAGACAAGTGAGGTGGCAAAGCTACTTGATACGCCACCGACCCGAATCGCCtcagaatctcaaacggtccaatgaACCTCGGATTCAACTTCTTGGTTTTGATCGCTCTTTCAATCCCGGTTGTCGGTGTAACCCTCAGAAACacgttgataaaccccgattttatagtttatcttgtgcttattttgggggatttcaTCAACATTTctcgcacttattcacaagaaatgcatgattttgtgttcacttcccaatattgctccatgatggaaaacatgcttattttgccttaaaattaccatattttaatcctcttctattgccattcgatgccgtgatgtatttgttgagtaatttcaggaattataggataggaatgacttagaagagagggagaaagcatgtacaaaaagggaggaacatgaggaattgagatcttgggaaaagcagcatcggcgcgctcgcgcactccacgcgcacgcatggatgggattggctggatgcggcgcgcaaggatggacgcctCCGCGCGGATCAGGAAATTTCTAtctacgcgcacgcgcacttggcacgcacgcgtggatcccaaaagcaatcggcgcgcacgcacgcatggcgcgcacgcgtggaaagctgcacgtgacttcattaaaggaaattgtgcctggcgatttttaaggctcattaggcccaatttcaagctgtttctgcatggaaaagacccaaggatgctaggggaaggggagagatcactcattttacactaggatataatttttagctagtttttggttcttttgttgttctagagggagaaacccttgttcctctctagatctagttttaatttgattgtcctttgttgatttgtgacttggttcttgttaattactagttttaattgttcaatttgaattccttgttacaattttgcttataccttgtgatagtttatgaattcttgtcaattatcattttatacccatttcatgaatgttatgaatcttgacttgttaatgttacattgatgatttctatgtttagctttgttgtttggatgatcatgtgttgataattattagtgggtatttgtggatttcaatttaattgccattttgaacatgtcttttgttaatgcttaccaagtgtttgatgaattgtttactttgattatggagtagtcttttcCACTCTTGgtctaggtcaagggaattgggtaaacttgagtcattgggtctaatcgatttgatgatttgggagccctaggtggtcaatttgatactcattgacgccaacccactactaatctaattagtaggtaggttgggacttatgggttgatgtgatcagggccatttgagaatctttaccaatacacccttgggaccGTGTCAAATTTTttgcgccgttgtcggggaatggttgcaacgtatgtgatgagcggataatttatacgctttttggcattgtttttagtatgtttttagtagaatctagttacttttagggatattttcattagtttttatgttaaattcacatttttggactttactatgagtttgtgtgtttttttgtgatttcaggtattttttggttgaaattgagggtcttgagcaaaaatcagattcagaggtagaagaaggactgctgatgctgttggattctgaccttcctgcactcaaagtagattttctggagctacagaactcaaaatggcgcgttttcaattgcattggaaagtagacatccagggctttccagcaatgtataatagtccatactttgaccgagtttagacgacataaaagggcgttgaacgccagttctatgctgctgtctggagttaaacactagaaacacgtcacaaaccagagttgaacgccagaaatacgttacaatctggcgttcaactccagaaagagtctctgcacgtgtaacatttaagctcagcccaagcacacaccaagtgggccccggaagtggatttatgcatcaattacttacttctgtaaaccctagtagctagtttattataaataggactttttactatcatctttggatcatcctggattgtatttttgatcctgtgatcatgttttggggctggccattcggccatgcctgaacctttcacttatgtattttcaaacggtagagtttctatactccatagattaaggtgtggagctctgctgttcctcaaagattaatgcaaagtactactatttttctattcaattcaacttattccgtttctaagatattcattcgcacttcaacatgaatgtgatgaacgtgacaatcatcatcattctcccacgaacgcgtgcctgacaaccacttccgttccacattagattggatgattatctcttggatcccttaatcagaatcttcgtggtgtaagctagattgatggcggcattcatgagagtccgaaaagtctaaaccttgtctgtggtatttcgagtaggactctgggattgaatgactgtgacgaacttcaaactcacgagtgctgggcgtagtgacagacgcaaaaggagggtgaatcctattccagtatgatcgagaacctcag
The DNA window shown above is from Arachis ipaensis cultivar K30076 chromosome B08, Araip1.1, whole genome shotgun sequence and carries:
- the LOC110265274 gene encoding uncharacterized protein LOC110265274, which codes for MLENKEKNLHRVPRIAHHHNIKMMSALHRRCIVIREKNGRVFLYNVVGVKRNILASSKRLSPPPFDGDFDEGPEYLTKVMDRNRDGIMLSLRDEKGFREIIRSRGEFSNPPHPPALSLSPRFTAITRSPPSPRLSPDGTLASRRSPLVVPRVLVASGVAPSASYSARPPSLHPTPGVLHCSRLASFPAAVLPGECSRLAAPPSLPRLSSTGVAACTDCWILPLQQQSTWKKKIKIDNCREKTAK